TTGGAACGTCTAGACTTTTTGGATTTGACTTAATGCGAAATTTTAATTTCCCATATTTTTCAAGAGATATTGCTGAATTTTGGAGACGTTGGCATATATCTCTTTCAACTTGGTTCAGGGATTACCTATATATCCCATTAGGTGGAAGTCGCGGTGGAACTTGGATGAAAGTCAGAAACACTTTTATCATTTTTATAATAAGTGGTTTTTGGCACGGTGCAAATTGGACATTTATTGTTTGGGGAGCATTGAATGCAATTTATTTCTTGCCTTTATTATTGACTAATAGCAACAGAAATAATTTGGGAACCGTTGCTCAAGGAAAATTACTTCCAAGTATAAAAGAATTTTCATTTATGTTGCTAACATTTGGGTTAACTGTGTTTGCGTGGATATTTTTTCGAGCAAATGATATAGGACACGCTATAAGCTACATTGCTGAAATTTTATCTCCTTCTCTTTTTTCAATACCTAAATTTGCCGGTATGAGAAGTGCCTTAGCAACAATAATGCTTGTTGCCATTTTTGTTATAGTTGAATGGAAAGGAAGAGAAGGACAGTATGCAATTGCTCATTTAGGCATTAAATGGGAGCGTCCAATTAGATATGCATTGTATTATGCAATTATCATTGCAATCTTTTGGTTTGGTGGCAAAGAACAACAATTTCTTTATTTTCAATTTTAGATGATGAAAAAGTTTTTATCAAAATTATTTCGTTTCTCATTAATCGGGTTAAGCTATTTAATTATAATGGCGGTTTTGTACATAGCATTTGACCCATTTAAAGTTTTATATGACTATGAATCATTTTTTGATACTAATGCAAAAGCAAGTGTTGCTCCTAACAAAGACTATGCAAGCACAACAACATTTATAAAAAACAGCAAAAAAATAAATTATAATTCGTTCATTTTTGGGAACTCTCGTTCAATCTTCTATCAAATTTCAGAATGGAAAAAACATATTGGAGAAGATGCAATATGTTATCATTTTGATGCATCCGGTGAATCCTTGTGGGCTTTAAATAAAAAAGTTGAATTCATCAATAAAAAGGAAAATAACATCAAAAATATGTTGCTTGTATTAGATTATGCCACTTTAACAAATGTTAAGCCAAAATCGGCTCACTCATACATAATTTCTCCTGCCTTAGTTAACAACTCAAATATTATTGAATTTCACATAGCCTTTTTTACTGCCTTTTTAACTCCAAATTTTACATATGCATACTTAGATTATAAAATATCTAATAAAATGAAACCATATATAAAGAAAGTATTGGATGACAGGCAGAAGAACTATGATAATAAAACAAATGAACTTCGATTTGATTATTTTGAGAATTTAATATCAAAGGGCAAATATTACACACCCGAAAGACTTTCTGTTTTCTACGACAGGGACACAACAATACAAAAATTCTCTGAAGAGTGCATTAAAGAGAACCAAAAAATTATTCTCAAAAATATTTACTCAATAACACAAAAGCATAACTCGAAAATAAAGATTATTATAAGCCCCCTATACGACCAAATTAAAATAAACAAGGATGATTTGAAATATTTAAGAGCTTTATTTGGAGAAGAAAATGTATTTGATTTTTCGGGAATAAATAGATTTACTAATAACTACAAAAACTACTATGAAGCCTCTCATTACAGACCGCACATTGCGAGAGAGATAATGAGAATTATATATGAACAAAAAGCGCAAACTGACTCTGGATATGATTACTAAACGTTAACACCAAGCAAAAAAAGAACACGCTGTACATTAAATTGAGCAATTATCTGAGCTTGCCGCTAAATCCCTTGTGCAGTGCCTCGCTGTGGCAAAAGCCTCCGCTAAATTGCGGAGGCTTTTGCCACAGCGGGAAACCTGGTATCTTATTTCCAATGCTTATACGTTTTTAAATACGTGTTATCTTTTCTACTTTTAGTATAAACACCACATCCATAAATGACGATCCCTGCCCGTAATTTTTAATGGTGTAGGTAAGCGAAGCGGGCGATTTGGCGATGATGTCAATCAAGGGTACCGTATAGCTGCTTGTGCCCAGGTCCTCATCGGCATCAGGCCAGGCATCCTGTTCTTTTACCGACAACTGGATTGTAATGCTGTGTGAGCTTACTAAATTGTTATAACGACGCCGTGTGGTAGTGTTGTTGGAGAAGGTGTGGGTTTTATTTTTACCTAATTTCAAATAGGTACCCGATGAACTAACACTCCAATGGTTGTATTTTTTACTGCTTGTCCTCCAACTTTTAATTGTACCAAAAAGCTCATTGGGGCTGCCGTTGCCATCCTCAAAATGAGGGGTCATGCGATACAGGCGTACGGAAATATCATACCTTAGGTTGTCGGTGCGCGGCACGGCGGTGCGTACGGGATAAGAGGCCGAAAATACGGTGCGCGCAATGGTGTTGTCATGAATATACCGCAGCTTGTAGGAGATGGGCGCACCCGGCGATGTTTTGGAGAAATTACCGCCCCGGGTAATATATTTCTTAAAATCGCTAAAGCCGTTGATGGCCGTACCCGCATCGGCTCCCGAGCCGCCCAGCACATACACCTTCATGGTTGATTTGGCGACCAATTTTTCAAAGTCGGTGCTCGATTCGCCTTCTATTTGGCTGTACGAGGCCTGAAGGTAGGTGTTTACCTCGGTTTCGGAAAGCTCCGACTCCACGGTGAACAAGGCCATGCGGCCAAAAGTAACCGTAGAGATGTACATGGGCATCAGCGAACCAAAAATATTGGGACTGGGTTCTTCGTCGATCAGGTCGGAGGGCTTGGCCGGCAGGTCCATATCCAGGGTATAGTAGTTTTGGATAAATTTGGCCACCACCCTTGATTTTATTTTAGTGTTGCTGTAATTAAAGCTCCCGTTTACATCCATTGCCCCTGAGGAATAGCTGGCCCGTACCGCCATCTTAAACTGCTCGCGGCTGTAAATATTTTCAACAGTAAAGCCCATATTGGCCGGAGGAACATCATATTCCTGGCTCATTAAGTCGTTAACGGCTTCGCGCACGGTGGATAGTTTGGGATCTTCCACTTTTACCGACACCTTCCCCGCACCTTGCAACGAGGTGGATATAGTGATGGGTTTGCGCTTTACCGATATAGGCACATAGCTGCCGTCCAGGATGGTTTCCCCTTTAATTAAGGCACCGGGATAAATCACGTCGGTTTGCGGGTTCAGTACAATCTGCTCGTCGTAACCTGCCGCGGCCGAGTAATAGTCGATGGTGTAGTCGTACTCTAAATCTTGTTCCGTGGCCGTGCTGTCGATGGTAGCCGGCTTTTCGGCTTCAAATTGTACCGGCGGAAGGCTTAGGATATAGTCATCCGTTTCCTGACCTATATCCGGGGACGGTCCGTTGTCCTTTTTACAACTGCCCATCGCTATAGATATTATAAAAAACATAAAACTTAAGTAGAAGTAATTGCTCTTCTGTACTGAATATTTCTCTCCCTTAAAACGGGGTGTTGGCGTATTTTTTTTCATGGCGAATAGTTTAATGATTACTATTCTGCAATTAAGACCTTTTTGTCTGCTATCGCATAGTAGCTATGTTGCAAAGGATGTAACAAATGTTGCAAGGAATGGTATAGGGTTGGTTTACAGCTATTTTAAAGTAGGAAAAGTAAGGGGCGAAGGGCGTGGGGCAGGGGGCAAAGGGCAAATACTTATTAATCCCCATCCCTACCACAGCGTGGTAGTACTTCCTCCCGCATTCCTGCGGGACAGGCTCTTTCCCCTAAAAATGGAAGGGGAAGAGCCGTTGGTGGAAATCTATCCCAAAAACTACTCCTATCCGCCTTGACCTTCCTTTTTCAATCTTTATCATTGCACCAATGCGCTTTTTTCTCTCCCCTCCTTTGGAGGGGTCGGGGGAGGCCTCTCCTTCAGCCCACTTCACCCGGTGTTATTCCAAAATACTCCTTAAAGCACTTGCCAAAGTAACCTGGAGAACCGAATCCCACCAAATAGGCAATTTCGGCAATGGTAGCCGTGTTTTTTTTGATGAGCTCGTAGCCACGTTTCAAACGATATTCACGGATAAAACGGCTGGCCGATTTTGAAGTGAGGGCTTCTAATTTGCGATGAAGCTGGCTGCGACTGACACCCACGGCAAGAGCCAGCTCTGCCACGGTGAAGTTTTCGTTGGCAATATTCTCTTCAATAGTGCCACATACTTTTTCGATATAGGCGTCGTCCAACGATTTTACAACCATGTTTTGCGGATGGATAATTAATTCGGATGAATATTTTATTCGTAGTCTTTCGCGATTGTCGAGCATGTTTTTTACGATCAGTAGTAATTCATCCGGGTTAAAGGGTTTGGCGATATAGGCATCCGCATGGGCCTCTCGTCCTTCCAGCCTATTTTCTACGGATGCTTTGGCGGAGAGCAGTATAATAGGGATGTGGCTGGTGAGTCTGTTGTTTTTAAGTTCGCGTACAGCTTCCATGCCGTCTTTTAAGGGCATCATCACATCACTGATAATGATGTCCGGAATCAGTTCCAACGCTTTGTCAATACCTATTTGTCCGTTGGTTGCGGTTTCTATGCGGTAATGCCGGGCAAACACCGAACTAATGTAGGTGAGTACTTCTATATGGTCTTCGATAATGAGAACAAGTGGGCAGTCTTTTTTTAAAACTTCTTCCCGTTCACTTTCCCCTGATATCATGACGTGTTCACCAGGCTTCGTATCCGTATGCTTTGTATTAACTAGCTTGTTTTTGGTTATGGGTTTGTTGCTTGGTAAGGTAATTAAAAAACGGGTGCCTTCGGCCTTTGAACTTTCCACACGGATGGAACCACCATGTATATTCACCAATTCGTGCGTTAATGCCAACCCAATGCCGGTTCCCTGCACCAGTTCCTGTTTGGACTTTTCCTGGTAAAACCGGTCGAAGATAGATGCGCACACATCGGGTGTAATATAGCTGCCTTTGTTGAGTACGGAAAATGATAGGCTATTCCCTTTTTCTATATTCGAAGAGTCCAAGCCTACGCGAATGACGCCATCGTTGGGCTCAAACTTTATCGCGTTCGACAAGAGGTTGTTCAGGATGGTCTGCACAATTTCTTCATCATAGTTCATGCATAGTTCAGTTTGATCTACATCTACCGTTAAATCTATATTTTTCATTTCGGCCAGCGATAAAAAAGAAAAAACACTGCTTTTTAGGGTCGCAATAAAATCACCCGATGCAATGTCGAGTTGGTATTTTCCCGCATCCAGCTTCGAGAGGTCGAGTAGCTGGTTAATAAGCGTAAGCAAGCGTTGGGCCTGTTTTTGTATCATTCTTAGCTGGGGTGCGAACGGGGCAGCCCGATCCGCTTTAAGCATATCGTGCACAGGGCCCAGGATAAGGGTCAAAGGTGTACGGAACTCATGGGAGATATTGGCAAAGAAGTCGGACTTGATTTTGTCCAGCTCTTTTTCGCGGGCCAGCAATTGCTTGTTATTACGGTGTGCTACCCATAAAATAACCAGAACCAGCAGCACGATAACCAAGGTTAAAATTCCCCAAACCAGCATCCTTTGGTTCCTGTACTTCGTTGTTTGTTTTTCCAGTTGCAGCCTGTTAATCTGTTGCTCCTTTTTATCCGATTCGTACTTCGAGGCCATTTCGGCAAATTGCTGTTTGTTTTCGCGTGCCCAGATACTGTCGCTGTATTGTTTGTGCAGCACATAGTTTTCAAGAGCCTGTTGGGCATGGTTAGTAGCTTTATAGCTATTGGACAAATACAGGTAAGCATCGCTGAGTTTATGATGGTCGGCAATATTTTTTGCATGGCCAACAGCGAGCTCCAGATTCTGTAGCGCAAGCGGATAGTTTTTTAGCTGATAATAGGACTGACCAATGCCCAGATAGTTAGAGCATTTAAATAGTTCGTCGTCCAGATCTAAGCCGAGCTGCAGCCCCTCCTCATACATTTCCAGTGCCTTGCCGTATTGCTGCCTGTTATAATACAACATTCCCAACGAGTACATGGTCTTGCATTTTTCTTGTGCAAAACCATATTCATCGGTAATTTGATACGAGGAGTCGAGTGCAGTGGCGGCACGATCGTAATTTTCCATGTTCAGGTAAACATCACCCATAAATCGGTAGGTGATGGCGATAAATTTTTGATTGTTTGTTTCGCGATGGTAATCCAGACAGGTATTTAACAAGCTGAGGCTTTCGTCGTACTTTTCCCTGACATTGTAAATATCAACCAGTGCATTAAGGGTATAAATCTCCCAGCTTTTCACCTTTTTGTCGCGAAAAATGGCGAGTGCTTTCAGTCCGTTTTCGGTGGCTTGTGTGTAAAAGCCTTTGCTGTAATACCCGTTGGTTTTCATATAAAGACTAACGGCGTAGCCAACCGAGTCATTGTTCTCCAAAAACACCTTTCCGGCCTCACCGGCATAATAGATGGCGCTATCGAAGTTGGCCAGCTCATGTTGAATATTGCCCAGGTTGTAATACACCGATGCATCAATCTGGTAATTGCCCACTTTTTTGTTGGCCTCCCGGGCGTTGCGGTAGGCTTGAGCGGCCCTGTTGTTGTTGCCTAACTGAAACCAGGCGTTTCCCAACCTTTCGAAACCTTTCGCCAAACCCGGATGATAACCCGATTTTTTGGATACGTCAATGGCTTTTTGCGCGTACCTTATGGCTTTTTCCGACTCGTTGTAGGTAAACAGGTCGGCCAGTTCAATGTAGTTGATCACTTTTATCGTATCCTCCAAAGTGTTGTCAATCACGTTCAGCAGGCTGTCTGCGGTATTGATAGGGGAGGCGTGTAGGGGCGCGATAAACGAAAATAAGGTAAAAAGGACAAATAAGAATGCCGGAATTTTAAAAGTATTTCGAATATTCATAGGCTGCTTATTTGAGAAATGCCGCATGGGGCAATGTTGTACATGCAGTTTTATGTATATTCTAAGACAATAAAGTTAGTTTTTTGTTTAGTGGTATAATGTCAAAACGTTGTTAGGAGCAGCCGTTATTTACCCTTTGCTGGTATGCTGTAAAGCCAGCTATGTGCCCTTGAAAAGATAACCGATGTGCTTGCCGAGACCTCGCAGCACGAAAGCAACTGCGATTTTTATCTGGCTTATCAGAAATTAATAGTGTGCGGCATTATATTTATATTCAGCTCCAAACCTGCTTTTTAGTTGTGATATGTATTTTGCTATGTATGTAAAAAAACAGCTAATTCGTCAAAGTATCTTTAATTCTTTATAAGTAATTGAAACCACAAGATATAAATGGCGTAGTTATATTTATAATTTAAAGGAAAAATCGATACTAATTTAAGAATACACTTTTTTATGAAAATCCACTTCAGGTTATTTATTTGGTCCATGTTGTTTGTAGTGTCGGGCTATATAACTGCCCAAATAAATATAAATAATAATAACATACTGTATCCGGTCTGTAAAGATGGTAAATGGGGTTATATCAATTCTTCGGGCAATGTAGTTGTTTCTGCTATTTATGATATTGCTTTTCCATTTGATGAAGGTAAAGCAATGACAGTGCAAGACAATGATAAACAATTTATCGACCATAGCGGAAAAACAGTATTAACCATACCTGCCACTTTTATGGTGCATACAAGCTTTTCTGAAGGTTTATTAGGTTATGTAAACGAAAATGGAGCTGGTTTTTTAACTCCCGATGGACAACTGACGATTACCAATAATTTTGCTGAGGTAAAACCTTTTTCGGATGGTTATGCTGTTTACAAAGACAAAGACAGTGGCTTATATGGTGCCATTGATAAAACAGGTAAGATAAAAATTATGCCACAGTTCACGTATCTGTCTGATTTTATAAGTGGGTATGCTATATATAAATTGTCCAATAACCACCAGTATGGTTTAATTGATAAAGCAGGTAAAATATTTCTTGTTAACCGCTATACCTACTTAACTAATATCTTTGATGGACTAATTGGCACCTGGAATGGCTCTACAAAGGTGAAATACATTGATATAGAGAAAAAAGAGGTGTTCAAAGCACAGGTTTTTAAGGACAATAACAGGCCATCGCATTTTCAGTTGCCATTGTATCCTTTTTCAAATGGGATTGTAAAGTATTACGACCCTTTTAAAAATAAATATGGTTTTTTAAATAAGAAAGGTGAAGTGGAAATTCCTGCACAATTTGATGCTGCCAGTAATTATTCCAATGGTCTGATAGCTGTAAAACAGGGTGCCAAGTGGGGCTATGCCAATAAAAAGGGCGTACTAAAAATAAGAGTACAGTTTGATGAAGCTACTGATTTTAAAGATGGTGTGGCGGCAGTTTACCTTGGTGGTTCAGCAAAAGATTTTCTTGATAAAAAGTCAAATGTAAAAATGGGGTACATCAACAAAAAAGGTGACTTTATCTGGAAGTATAGCAATTAAAAATTAGATTCATGAAGTTTTATATTATCTCTATCCTGTTATTGTTTACAACACTTGTTTTTGGTCAGCAACTTGTTGATTATGAAGGTGCCTGGCAGAATGATCAGCGCCACGGTGAAGGTACCGGTGTTTACATAGATAAATCGACTTATCAAGGTGCATGGGAAGCTAATAAGCGTCATGGGCATGGTGTGCAAACCTGGAGCAATGGGGCTATGTATGATGGCAGTTGGGTTAACGACCGCATGGAAGGCCACGGTAAAATGATTTATAAGAACAAAGATACGTATGAAGGGAATTTTAGTGGTGGATATCGAATGGGGCATGGGACTTTAACTTTTGCGGCAGGTGGCAGCTATACAGGCATATTTGAGTTGGATAAAATTACTGGCAGGGGTGTATATAAATATAAGTCGGGCGATGAATATAGCGGCCAGCTAATTGATGGTGTTAGAAATGGTTATGGCGTGATGGTATATGCCAACAAAACAACCTACGATGGTTACTGGGTGGATGATAAATTCCATGGACAAGGGCATCTCACATTGTGTGATAAAACGTATTACAACGGCGCTTTTGTTGCTGGAAAAAGAAATGGTGCAGGCGCGCAGAATTATCCTAATAAAGATTTTTATAACGGCAATTGGGTTAATGATAAAAGAGATGGTAAGGGCTTTTGCCGATATGTAAATCAGGATGTTTACAATGGTAGTTGGAAAAATGATAAAAAGGATGGTCTGGGTAAAATGGAATTTGCCAATGGCGATGAGTATGATGGCGCCTGGAAGAGGGACAAAATGATTGGAATTGGCTTGTTGGAGCGCGAATCGGGTGAAAAGTATGCCGGCGAGATGGGGAATGACGAATTTGATGGCCTCGGAATTTTAGAATATATCAATGGCGATGTATATAAAGGGGAGATGAAAAAAGGTAAACGCCATGGTGAAGGTTTGATGCTGTACGCAGACGGCACTGCTTACGAAGGAGAATTCAATAACGATTTGTATCATGGCAATGGTGTTTTATGGCTTGCCCATGGCGAGCAATACGAAGGCGAATTTAAAAATGGCATGATGGATGATGACAAAGCCAAGTACTATTATGCCGATGGCAGCTATTACAGTGGTGGTTTTAAAAAGAATGCCAAAGATGGTTCTGGTTGGGAGTATAATGCCGACGGCGATTATACCGGAGGCGGGAAATATAAAAATGGTCAATTAATAAGAGACTGGGAAACCATAGAGAAAAATACCAAAGCATTGGCAGCAGGTGCACAGGCATTGGCCGATGGTTTGCAGCAAGCTTACAGCCAATCGCAAAACTACAATAAGCAACTGGCGGCAAATACTGCAGCTAACAGAGCCAAATCGCAGCAAGCAGCACAACAAACTTTGGCAGCGCAGCGACAAGTCAGGGGACAATCCAATAAGCAAATTCAATCATCAGGCAATAGTGCATACCCAATAACCGACCCGTTTGTGCAGAGGTATGTAAATCAAACAACAAACTTAAATAGTAATAATAATAATTCAAGAACATCAACTATAGATCCGGGAAGCACTGTTAATAGCCCGGATGCAACATCAAACAGTAGCACATCAAATAGTTATTATACTTCATCCGTTTCAAAAAACAAAGGCAATCGGGATGTAGATGGTATGAAGGTACTTGCGTATCATGCAAACGGTAATATTAAATTTGCTACAAGCCTGACAGATGTAACATTTAAAATTGGTAGTCAGGTTGCTCGTGTGCCGGCAAAGACTCATATAGAGTTTCATGAGAGTGGATTACTAAACCAAGCAATGAATTACGTTGAGCCAATTACCATCTCGTTTCAAGGTAAAACAATTGGCGTTGAAGCAGTTCACTATTCAAACTATGGAATAATTATACATTTTTATTTAAAAGCTAATACATCTTTAGAATGTATGGACAATAAAATGAGAACCTTCACCGATCGTACGGTTGTAAGAGTACGTGACAATTTGGTTTGGTTGGGCAAGGATGAGAACGGAGAAATTTACAGATCACAATAACAGTAGAACAATGAAGCATTTAAGCATACTTATTATATTTATATCAACCATAGCGTTTTCTCAAACCGAAACCATCACTTACCAGAATGGTGCTGTATATACCGGAGCAACCGCTGATGGAAAACGCGAAGGACAAGGTAAAATAACTTATCCCAAAGGAGCTACCGAGGCAAACATGGGAGAAATAGTTACCAATACCAAAAAACTTAGTCCTGAATTGGAACAGCAACGGAAAGATATTTTGGCCTGGGTAGCTGATTACTGGAGCAGCTACGAACAAAATACCCAAGAGAGTGATTACAACACAGCCGTTAACAGCATGTTTTCGCGCAGGGTAAAAATGGCCGAAGACATATCACAGGTAATGGGTCATGATGTGGCAGGTAAAATGAAACCTGTATTCAAACATGGACTGGCTTCCATAAGGGAGTCGGAAAATATACATGGCGAACAAAAACGTTATTATTACAAAAAGCTATACCGTGTGTATGTAGAGTCTGTTCTCAACACCAACCCCGAAGAAGGATACCAACGGCTTAGACATTACACTGGTGCTGCATACCACAATCGCGAAGCCAACGCACAGGATGCCATTGCTGAAAACATCATGGCAGAATCAAATTTCGAAACGGCCAAACAGAGTATGGAAGTTATAACTACTGTAGGACAATGTTTTCCGATAGTTTCAACCACTTTAGATGTTGTTGCTGCCGGCACAGGTATCGACCCGGTTAGTGGTAAAAACCTGTCGGAGTTTGAGCGTTTTATGAAACTGATGATGATTATGGCACCCGGCAAAATTTCGGAAGCGATGGCAGATTCTCCCATACTTAAAACTACGCTTGAGAAATTTTCGAGCAAAATAGGCAGTTTTAATCCAAGCCAAATAAAACGTGTTGAGGCTTTTATAGCCAAGCATAACGGAATGGATACGTTTAGTTCAGTTGAATGGGCAGATGGCCAAATTTTATCCTATTTAGATGGTAAACTAAATAGTGCATTTAACGATTATGCTGTAAAAATGGTAGATGGGGATGGGGATAAAAATAAAAAGTAGTAGCTTTTACACCCACATTTATTAGAAGTAATTGAAGATAAAGATTGTCAATATGCATATTGAACAAGTTGTCTTTGTAACTTTTCACTTGCGATAAAGGCGACTTTAGCTTACGATCATTCTTTTTTAAACACCAATCAGTATTTTCATCTATGTAATAATTATCGAGTGACCAATCTTTTACTTCAATAATCACAGCACACCATTTCTTTTTAAAAGAACAATGTCAGGCATATCTCCATTTATAAATGGTTGAAAATATATTTCAAAACCGGATATCCTCGTGCTACAAAACACCAAAGAGAAGGAAACAGCCCAACAGCTCTAAAAAAGGCTTACGGGGTTTGATGAATACAAATGCCGGATTTGCAATGAGGGAATCATGCAGGTGATAAAGAATATACCGAGGATCAGATCGCCGGGCCAGCATCTGCCCTCGTTGCTTTTGACGCTATTACAATACAATACAAAACCCAAAATAACTTCATTAGCCCGAAGATTAGAAGTGTACTCCCCAAACCGTAGGTTTTTGGCATGAAAACACTGTTTTACAACAGATAACAATAAACAAATAAGCAGGACAGGCAACTTCTACACTTAAACCAGCATCAAATAACTTGCTTATGAACACGCAAACACCTCGATAAGTGCATAGCCCACAAATTTGACCGGGATGTAGTTCAACCCGGACTAATCGCTGGGCCTTACAGACCGCTCTTCGTCCTATTTATTGGGTGTAGTTTTTTTATTCAGTCAATCTATTTTTCAAATCCATTCTTTCATGTAATATTCTAATAACCTCAATTTCATTTTCAGAAATCAGATGATAAAATATAATGTGTTTTCCAGATTTAAGTCCAAGTAAACTTCTGCTTATGCCTGCATATACTTTTCCAAGGTCAGGATTCTCTCCGATTGCTTTACAAGCAAATTTAATTGTCGAATAATATTTATCAGCTTGGTTTTCCGACCATTTTTCGAAAGTATATTCCCAAATATCATTCAAGTCGTCAATGGCCTCTTGTCTCCATATAACTTTAGCCATTCTTTCTTTTTTCAGATTTGAGTTTTTTCAGATTTTCATCAAAGTCAAAGTTTTCAACCCTTGGACTGTTTAATCCTTCTTGAATGGCATTTCTTAATGCGATTACTTTACTTTCCTCATTTTCCAATAGTCGAAGCCCAGCTCTGATAACTTCACTAACATTTTTATACCGTCCGGCAGATACTTGACTGCTAACGAATTGGTCAAAATAATTTCCGAGTGATATTGATGTATTCTTCATTGTTTAGTTTTTCTCAAATTTACCAAATTTTGGTAAAAACCCCAAATCTGTCTCGTTTGTTCAAATTACACCCAACGTTGGCTGCATGAAGCGTATGGAGATTCAACGAGCGAACCTTTCCTAACGTCTCCAAGCCAAAGCTTTTATTTGTTTTTACCTTTCATTTTATAAGCCAAATCAAAGATTTGGCGGTATTCAATTGCCCATCTGACTCTCCAAATATCACGGACTCCATATGCTTTATTGCAGCGTGTTGTAGGGTGTTATTTCTTTTCTGGAATGTATCATTAGCAAGTTTGATGAAAATAGTCATACTTTTCTCCATTCCAGTATATTAATCCCCCGCCAATTTCGTCTTTAGTTATTCTAATTGAATCGTATTCCAGTCTTAGATTATCTCCTTCTTGGATTCCTGGTTCATTCACACGGATAGTATTAATTTCCCATTTATCTACCCAGTTCATATCATCCCAGTCATCCGCTGAATCATAAACAACACCAGCGCCCACTACATAAGTTGCCTTTGTTTGTCCATGCATAACCACAAATCCACGCTTATTATTTGATTTACTTATAACTAAAACGGCTATATCTTTTTCCCCATCCCCATTGAAGTCTGAGCATAAAAATTTAGGGTTGATGTAATTCTTAATTATATATTTCTCAGATAATTCAATGTTGGATGCAAACTTTTGTGTGAACTCATTGAATAAAACCATTTCAGTTTGTGCTATCGCATTCAATGAAATAAGTGACACGAAAATTAAGATTAAATTCTTCATTTTATATTGATGTTGAAATGTCTCATTCGCCTAATACCCTACAACTCTTCAATAATCTCACCCCATATGCCATTATTTCGCCGATGCACCCTGTTTAATAGCGTTTATTACTACAAGGG
This genomic stretch from Saccharicrinis carchari harbors:
- a CDS encoding MORN repeat-containing protein, which translates into the protein MKFYIISILLLFTTLVFGQQLVDYEGAWQNDQRHGEGTGVYIDKSTYQGAWEANKRHGHGVQTWSNGAMYDGSWVNDRMEGHGKMIYKNKDTYEGNFSGGYRMGHGTLTFAAGGSYTGIFELDKITGRGVYKYKSGDEYSGQLIDGVRNGYGVMVYANKTTYDGYWVDDKFHGQGHLTLCDKTYYNGAFVAGKRNGAGAQNYPNKDFYNGNWVNDKRDGKGFCRYVNQDVYNGSWKNDKKDGLGKMEFANGDEYDGAWKRDKMIGIGLLERESGEKYAGEMGNDEFDGLGILEYINGDVYKGEMKKGKRHGEGLMLYADGTAYEGEFNNDLYHGNGVLWLAHGEQYEGEFKNGMMDDDKAKYYYADGSYYSGGFKKNAKDGSGWEYNADGDYTGGGKYKNGQLIRDWETIEKNTKALAAGAQALADGLQQAYSQSQNYNKQLAANTAANRAKSQQAAQQTLAAQRQVRGQSNKQIQSSGNSAYPITDPFVQRYVNQTTNLNSNNNNSRTSTIDPGSTVNSPDATSNSSTSNSYYTSSVSKNKGNRDVDGMKVLAYHANGNIKFATSLTDVTFKIGSQVARVPAKTHIEFHESGLLNQAMNYVEPITISFQGKTIGVEAVHYSNYGIIIHFYLKANTSLECMDNKMRTFTDRTVVRVRDNLVWLGKDENGEIYRSQ
- a CDS encoding pre-toxin TG domain-containing protein translates to MKHLSILIIFISTIAFSQTETITYQNGAVYTGATADGKREGQGKITYPKGATEANMGEIVTNTKKLSPELEQQRKDILAWVADYWSSYEQNTQESDYNTAVNSMFSRRVKMAEDISQVMGHDVAGKMKPVFKHGLASIRESENIHGEQKRYYYKKLYRVYVESVLNTNPEEGYQRLRHYTGAAYHNREANAQDAIAENIMAESNFETAKQSMEVITTVGQCFPIVSTTLDVVAAGTGIDPVSGKNLSEFERFMKLMMIMAPGKISEAMADSPILKTTLEKFSSKIGSFNPSQIKRVEAFIAKHNGMDTFSSVEWADGQILSYLDGKLNSAFNDYAVKMVDGDGDKNKK
- a CDS encoding type II toxin-antitoxin system RelE/ParE family toxin; the encoded protein is MAKVIWRQEAIDDLNDIWEYTFEKWSENQADKYYSTIKFACKAIGENPDLGKVYAGISRSLLGLKSGKHIIFYHLISENEIEVIRILHERMDLKNRLTE
- a CDS encoding type II toxin-antitoxin system ParD family antitoxin, with translation MKNTSISLGNYFDQFVSSQVSAGRYKNVSEVIRAGLRLLENEESKVIALRNAIQEGLNSPRVENFDFDENLKKLKSEKRKNG